The following coding sequences lie in one Paenibacillus durus ATCC 35681 genomic window:
- a CDS encoding carbohydrate ABC transporter permease yields MIWLSKRRTIFFMLIPTLIVYLGYIIMPVLISFYYSLTEYTGIGAARFIGLDNFNRLLNDSLFWISLKNTLIVLAVAMLLLLPGAFLLALLLNVKVKGGNAVKALNFAPSIVAPILVGLIWVFILDPQMGMINVILTKLGLGQLAQSWIGGKTLTPYSIGIVFTWQMIGFLATIFLAGLKMIPRDVYESSSMDGANKVQQMFRITIPMMNETVKINVILIITGVFKIFETVLLLTNGGPNHLSEVMVTYMYNVTFTSGEYGYGMAIATVTFLLTLIFSLVYMSLSRKSIEE; encoded by the coding sequence ATGATCTGGCTTAGCAAACGAAGAACCATTTTTTTCATGCTGATCCCCACACTGATTGTCTATCTGGGATACATCATCATGCCCGTACTGATTTCCTTCTATTATAGTCTGACTGAGTATACGGGAATCGGCGCGGCGAGATTTATCGGATTGGATAATTTCAACAGGCTTTTGAATGATTCTCTGTTCTGGATATCGCTAAAGAATACGCTGATTGTTCTGGCTGTCGCCATGCTGCTGCTCCTGCCGGGAGCTTTCCTGCTCGCCTTGCTGCTTAACGTAAAGGTTAAAGGAGGCAACGCTGTAAAAGCGCTGAATTTTGCCCCCAGCATTGTCGCTCCGATCCTGGTGGGCCTTATCTGGGTGTTTATTCTCGACCCGCAGATGGGGATGATCAACGTGATTTTGACCAAGCTGGGACTCGGGCAGTTGGCTCAGTCGTGGATTGGGGGGAAGACCTTAACTCCATATTCCATCGGTATTGTATTTACTTGGCAGATGATCGGATTTCTGGCAACCATCTTCCTGGCCGGACTCAAGATGATTCCAAGGGATGTCTACGAATCCAGCTCCATGGACGGAGCGAACAAGGTCCAGCAGATGTTCCGGATCACCATTCCGATGATGAACGAAACAGTCAAAATTAATGTCATTCTGATTATTACAGGCGTATTCAAAATCTTTGAAACTGTGCTGCTGCTGACGAACGGAGGACCCAACCATCTATCCGAGGTCATGGTTACCTACATGTACAATGTAACCTTTACCTCGGGCGAGTATGGCTACGGCATGGCCATCGCCACCGTTACCTTTCTGCTGACCTTGATCTTTTCCCTGGTCTACATGAGCTTGAGCAGAAAGAGCATTGAGGAATAG
- a CDS encoding ABC transporter substrate-binding protein: MKNRFSIILMACLLILSLAACGSNNAPKNENASSETGPVTLSIAMHVANVKEQEPYMYGIIQKFQEKYPDIKIDLTGAETQEHVKKMKMMSQSGNLPDIFWMLPAPAKEMNQAGLLLDLTDFLKSNPEITAGIDSQMVSDYQDGGKQFGLPYQALVTGLWYNKALFDQYKVKVPETYEELLAAAKVFKANNVVTIAKGSKDTFSTWAFLGMLTRYGFFDKIADIESGKEKFNNPDFLKLFNKIDELRVNGAFPENVSTLSYFQAVEMFTAGKAAMLDAGVWETKKIEGSPIAKTAGFSWGPTFSNGVGNQKIAMAVAAAPLVASAKVKDDPAKYDAVQKFFAFFYSQEGAAVMAENEAPPVVKYTGTVDKAKYPVYAEVINKLNEPGWERAKAQPDLVVSEAVANQLNDSIYGVINGIYKPEQALDLIDQKVAK, encoded by the coding sequence ATGAAGAACAGATTTTCGATTATTCTGATGGCATGTTTGTTGATTCTCAGTTTGGCAGCTTGCGGCAGCAATAACGCCCCTAAAAATGAAAACGCTTCATCCGAGACGGGTCCGGTCACTTTATCGATCGCCATGCACGTAGCCAACGTCAAGGAACAAGAGCCTTATATGTATGGCATCATTCAAAAGTTCCAGGAGAAATACCCTGATATCAAGATCGATCTTACGGGTGCGGAAACTCAGGAGCATGTCAAGAAAATGAAAATGATGTCCCAGTCGGGTAATCTTCCGGACATTTTCTGGATGCTGCCGGCTCCGGCCAAGGAAATGAATCAGGCGGGATTGCTGCTCGACTTGACCGATTTCCTGAAGAGCAATCCGGAGATTACCGCAGGCATTGATTCCCAAATGGTGAGCGATTACCAGGATGGGGGCAAGCAGTTCGGACTACCTTACCAAGCGCTTGTAACCGGGTTATGGTACAACAAGGCGTTGTTCGATCAATACAAAGTCAAAGTACCGGAGACGTATGAGGAACTGCTGGCGGCGGCAAAAGTGTTCAAAGCGAACAACGTCGTTACCATTGCGAAGGGCTCAAAGGATACGTTCAGCACATGGGCTTTCCTCGGCATGCTGACCCGGTATGGATTCTTTGACAAAATCGCCGACATTGAGAGCGGTAAAGAAAAATTCAACAATCCCGACTTTTTGAAGCTGTTCAACAAGATTGACGAGCTGCGGGTGAACGGGGCATTCCCGGAAAATGTCTCGACGCTGTCGTATTTTCAGGCGGTCGAAATGTTCACGGCGGGGAAAGCGGCGATGCTGGATGCAGGCGTGTGGGAAACGAAGAAGATTGAAGGCAGTCCGATTGCCAAGACGGCCGGCTTCTCCTGGGGCCCAACCTTCTCCAACGGCGTCGGCAACCAGAAGATTGCCATGGCAGTCGCCGCGGCTCCGCTAGTTGCAAGCGCGAAAGTGAAGGATGACCCGGCCAAGTATGACGCGGTTCAGAAGTTCTTCGCTTTCTTTTACAGCCAGGAGGGCGCAGCGGTGATGGCCGAGAACGAGGCGCCGCCGGTCGTGAAGTATACGGGAACTGTGGACAAGGCGAAATATCCGGTATACGCGGAAGTGATCAATAAGCTGAATGAGCCGGGCTGGGAGCGGGCAAAGGCGCAGCCCGACCTGGTAGTGAGCGAGGCGGTAGCCAATCAGCTTAACGACAGCATTTATGGCGTCATCAACGGCATTTACAAACCGGAACAAGCGCTGGATCTGATCGACCAGAAAGTGGCGAAGTAA
- a CDS encoding helix-turn-helix domain-containing protein: MILHQISPYIRVAMDNIVEGSWVIKERQLFDYELLYIMEGKVIVTIEDAVYEGVRGDIFLFRPKQRHKIKKVGKQRLRQPHIHFDFFYTEDSEKVKVSFRPIEEIEPEELAYFRPDIIDEMPVPLSSHLRLKNPVFIEKMLLDIIYEYETKMPFYEFKVKGLFIQLWTQLLRENYWSLNSHVETNMHALMHIKQYLMHNTNRKVSLDEIARMSGISKHYLVRLFQQAFGMSPIQYHQLMRAHAARHMIQFTADPLTIIAENMGFSSIHAFSRFFKTVEGKSPSYYRRKG, encoded by the coding sequence ATGATTCTGCACCAAATTTCGCCTTACATTCGTGTAGCGATGGATAATATTGTCGAAGGTTCCTGGGTTATCAAAGAGAGGCAATTGTTCGATTATGAGCTGCTGTACATTATGGAGGGCAAGGTGATCGTAACGATCGAGGATGCGGTCTATGAAGGCGTTCGCGGCGACATTTTTCTGTTCCGGCCGAAGCAGCGGCATAAAATCAAGAAGGTCGGCAAACAGCGCCTCCGCCAGCCCCATATCCATTTTGACTTCTTTTATACGGAGGACAGCGAGAAGGTGAAGGTGTCGTTCCGGCCGATTGAAGAAATCGAGCCCGAGGAATTGGCTTATTTCCGCCCGGATATTATCGATGAGATGCCCGTTCCTTTATCCAGCCACCTCCGGCTGAAGAATCCGGTGTTTATTGAAAAAATGCTGCTCGACATCATCTACGAATATGAAACGAAAATGCCTTTTTACGAGTTCAAAGTCAAAGGATTGTTCATTCAGCTGTGGACTCAACTGCTGCGCGAAAATTACTGGAGCCTGAACTCCCATGTCGAAACCAACATGCATGCCCTGATGCATATTAAACAATATCTAATGCACAATACGAACCGCAAAGTCAGCCTGGATGAAATCGCAAGAATGTCCGGAATCAGCAAGCACTATCTGGTCCGCCTGTTTCAGCAGGCTTTCGGCATGAGTCCCATCCAGTATCATCAGCTCATGCGCGCGCACGCGGCCCGGCATATGATCCAGTTCACCGCTGACCCGCTGACCATCATCGCCGAGAACATGGGATTTTCCAGCATTCACGCGTTCAGCCGATTTTTCAAAACCGTCGAAGGCAAGAGCCCTTCTTATTACCGGCGGAAAGGCTAG
- a CDS encoding decaprenyl-phosphate phosphoribosyltransferase yields the protein MQSPLNEFVNTPVLHKQLPLLLFKQLRPNQWTKNLLVFAAPLFSFETVTPAVMINSLAGFLLLCFVSGCVYIVNDYIDRDADRNHPVKRYRPMASGELHPQMALAFGALIMAGSLALSYLLNPLFTLLLAIYFGINVAYSIRLKHVVIIDIMIIAAGFVLRAIAGGLVIHVPFTPWFLLCTMLLSLFLAIGKRRHELFLLQNDKGSHRKVLERYSYELLDQLSGIVTTATIISYSLFTFTSGRTIHLMWTIPLVIYGMFRYLYLIHVEKKGGAPDKVLFEDRHILITVILYVVSIVAILAYFE from the coding sequence GTGCAGTCCCCGCTAAATGAATTTGTCAATACACCTGTGCTTCACAAGCAGCTACCCCTGCTTCTCTTCAAGCAGCTCCGTCCCAACCAGTGGACCAAAAACCTGCTAGTGTTCGCCGCCCCCCTGTTCTCTTTCGAAACGGTCACTCCCGCAGTCATGATCAACAGTCTTGCCGGCTTCTTGCTCCTATGCTTCGTGTCAGGATGCGTATATATCGTGAATGACTACATCGACAGGGACGCTGACCGGAACCACCCCGTCAAGCGTTACCGTCCGATGGCTTCCGGAGAACTGCATCCGCAAATGGCTCTAGCCTTCGGAGCGCTGATTATGGCCGGTTCGCTCGCACTGTCTTACTTGTTGAATCCTTTGTTTACGCTTCTGCTCGCTATTTACTTTGGCATAAATGTTGCTTATTCCATCCGGCTCAAGCATGTCGTCATCATTGATATCATGATTATTGCGGCAGGATTTGTATTGCGCGCCATTGCGGGCGGATTGGTTATACACGTCCCGTTCACCCCCTGGTTTCTGCTATGTACGATGCTCCTCTCTCTGTTCCTCGCTATCGGGAAAAGACGGCATGAGCTTTTTTTGCTGCAAAATGACAAGGGGTCTCACCGTAAGGTGTTGGAGCGGTATTCCTACGAACTGCTGGATCAATTAAGCGGCATCGTGACGACGGCCACCATTATCAGCTATTCGCTATTTACGTTTACGTCCGGTCGCACCATTCATCTCATGTGGACGATTCCGCTTGTCATCTACGGCATGTTCCGGTACTTGTATCTGATCCACGTGGAGAAAAAAGGCGGGGCCCCCGACAAGGTACTATTTGAGGACCGCCACATTCTGATCACGGTCATTCTCTATGTGGTCAGCATCGTCGCCATTCTGGCTTACTTTGAATAA
- a CDS encoding EamA family transporter: MEFLKTGNSRHIGKWLMIVSACLTATGQLFWKWGHSDILFMALGFACYGLGAVFMIQSLARVKLSVAYPLMSISYIVALIYGDMFLGEPITLRKLAAVILLGIGVTLTSYEK, translated from the coding sequence ATGGAGTTTCTGAAGACGGGAAATTCCCGGCACATCGGCAAATGGCTCATGATTGTTTCCGCTTGTTTAACGGCAACCGGACAACTGTTCTGGAAGTGGGGACACAGCGACATTCTCTTTATGGCTCTGGGCTTTGCCTGCTACGGGCTCGGGGCGGTCTTCATGATTCAATCGTTGGCGCGGGTAAAGCTGTCTGTGGCCTATCCGCTTATGAGCATTAGCTATATTGTCGCGTTAATTTACGGGGATATGTTTCTGGGCGAACCGATTACGCTAAGGAAGTTGGCGGCCGTCATACTTCTCGGGATCGGGGTGACTTTAACCTCCTATGAAAAATGA
- a CDS encoding EamA family transporter translates to MKNEPLLYVLLLVMTLFGSLGSVFFKGFTSRKRYSLMFFGFASYGIGALLNIYLLGKLQYTLVMPANALTFLWALLFAKVFFKETISILKIAGVVFIISGLLLLLW, encoded by the coding sequence ATGAAAAATGAACCGCTGCTCTATGTGCTCCTCCTAGTGATGACGCTGTTCGGTTCGCTCGGCAGTGTGTTCTTCAAAGGATTCACTTCAAGGAAGCGCTATTCCCTGATGTTCTTTGGCTTCGCTTCATACGGGATCGGCGCACTCCTGAACATTTACTTGCTGGGCAAGCTTCAATATACACTTGTCATGCCGGCCAACGCTCTTACCTTTCTTTGGGCGCTTCTGTTTGCAAAGGTCTTTTTCAAAGAGACGATCAGCATCCTGAAAATTGCCGGCGTCGTCTTTATTATTTCCGGCCTGCTTCTCCTCCTGTGGTAA
- a CDS encoding DUF6080 domain-containing protein gives MSFYSYYFRNKKDNRIAAALWLVFFVGYILVNMPYVQYIKENADMLGAVSPFYSAPFTLNLFNFDPSMEYGSSAASVIHPLYNFLTAPFTDLSAHWLGNSLFLLLQSAINAFTAVLIFFILRKSGANLWISILFSVFFGVSSYSLFSAFIPDSYPYAQLVIVLSAAYLQKGRDLASFPVLTGAFLTLINFGITATNLITFTGALFISMFNPGHMKKTLTRFALIMAGSLLLLIAFTGLQYVVFSGKTWISDLAGGMSNGALRYVAPFSFAQNSGVFHMLAVNPVLTPNITLIDPGIVAFGTDVNKPYPLYVHAAGLGLIALAVLGWIRGIRTREAWSLAVYILFAFWLHIIRGFGLATYKYDLYLYAGHFLFAFFLLAAGFVRDAVNRTLQTILIVLVSLLVLTTLVNNIVKHLSALDYIQSAYTEVITTSGK, from the coding sequence ATGTCTTTTTACAGCTATTATTTTCGCAACAAGAAGGATAACCGCATAGCAGCGGCCCTTTGGCTCGTTTTTTTTGTGGGGTACATACTTGTTAATATGCCTTACGTTCAGTACATAAAAGAGAATGCCGATATGCTGGGTGCCGTCAGTCCATTTTACAGCGCTCCCTTTACTCTGAACTTGTTTAACTTTGACCCTTCCATGGAATACGGCAGCTCCGCGGCATCCGTCATTCACCCTTTATACAACTTCCTGACCGCTCCGTTCACCGATTTGTCCGCCCATTGGCTCGGAAATTCCCTTTTCCTCCTGCTGCAATCGGCCATAAATGCGTTCACCGCTGTTCTTATTTTTTTTATTCTGCGTAAAAGCGGAGCAAATCTATGGATATCCATTCTTTTTTCCGTTTTTTTCGGCGTTAGCTCATACAGCCTCTTTTCTGCGTTCATTCCGGATTCTTATCCCTATGCCCAGCTCGTGATTGTATTATCTGCCGCCTATTTGCAGAAAGGGCGTGACTTGGCCTCATTCCCGGTATTGACCGGAGCCTTCCTGACGCTGATTAACTTCGGGATCACGGCCACAAATCTGATTACCTTCACCGGTGCGCTGTTTATCAGTATGTTTAATCCCGGACACATGAAAAAGACTTTAACGCGGTTTGCGCTCATTATGGCCGGTTCCCTGCTGCTGCTCATTGCATTCACAGGTCTGCAGTATGTTGTATTTTCCGGAAAAACATGGATATCAGACCTTGCTGGAGGTATGTCAAACGGGGCATTGCGTTATGTCGCGCCTTTTTCATTCGCCCAGAACTCTGGCGTATTTCACATGCTGGCGGTCAACCCGGTGCTTACGCCGAATATCACCTTGATTGATCCCGGAATCGTCGCCTTTGGCACGGACGTAAACAAGCCTTATCCGCTTTATGTCCATGCTGCGGGCCTCGGACTGATCGCCCTGGCTGTACTCGGTTGGATTAGAGGCATCCGCACCCGGGAGGCGTGGTCTTTGGCCGTATATATTCTTTTTGCCTTTTGGCTGCACATCATCCGCGGCTTCGGCCTGGCTACGTACAAGTATGACTTGTATTTGTATGCCGGTCATTTTCTGTTTGCTTTCTTTCTTCTAGCAGCCGGATTTGTGAGAGACGCAGTGAACCGTACCTTACAAACGATACTAATCGTTCTCGTCAGCCTACTGGTTCTTACGACACTGGTTAACAATATCGTGAAGCATCTTTCCGCTTTGGATTACATCCAATCGGCTTATACCGAAGTTATAACCACATCCGGCAAATAA
- a CDS encoding ABC transporter substrate-binding protein, translating to MKRLKKSKVLAKAASVSVLASLVILTACSSGGGGSAASEKQDPNGKITLNFITQSSPLAPADPNEKLINKRLEEKTNVHINWKNFTKDVFVEKRNLAVAGGDLPDAIFNADYSDYELLKLAKNGTLIPLNDLIDKHMPNLKKVLEEAPEYKAMITAPDGNIYGFPWIEELGEGKERIQAVDSMPWINVDWLKKLGLKMPTTTEELKKVLIAFKTQDPNGNGQADEIPLSFINKPGAEDLTYLFAAFGEGENPDHAIVSNDGKVIFAPADEGYKNGVSYINELYKEGLIDVEAYTQDWSTYLAKGKAQRYGLYFSWDKANISGATESYQVLPPLAGPDGQINVARTNGLGLARGKMVVTSANKNLEATAKWVDQLYDPVQSVQDNWGTYGDTKQQNIFEFDEAKGMLKHLPLEGAAPVELREKTSIGGPLAVLNSYYGKYTTVPDDAKGRMDIIKKIMAPHMKEENVMPSVFNSIEELDRLTTIEADLFAYVLRMRTEWYQNGKVNEQWGDYQKELKRLGLDEWLKIKQDGYDRATKK from the coding sequence ATGAAAAGATTAAAAAAATCAAAAGTTTTAGCAAAAGCAGCTTCCGTCTCTGTACTTGCTTCTCTCGTAATCCTTACTGCATGCAGCAGCGGAGGGGGAGGGAGTGCGGCGAGTGAAAAACAAGATCCCAACGGTAAAATAACCCTGAATTTTATTACGCAAAGCTCACCACTTGCACCAGCCGATCCCAATGAAAAGCTGATCAATAAACGTCTCGAAGAAAAAACAAATGTTCATATTAATTGGAAAAACTTCACCAAAGATGTGTTTGTGGAAAAAAGAAATCTGGCGGTTGCAGGCGGCGATCTTCCCGATGCGATTTTCAATGCGGACTACAGCGATTACGAGCTGCTCAAGCTCGCTAAAAACGGCACCCTCATTCCGCTGAATGATCTGATCGACAAGCATATGCCCAACTTAAAAAAAGTGCTGGAAGAAGCCCCTGAATACAAGGCCATGATTACGGCGCCGGACGGCAACATTTATGGATTTCCATGGATTGAAGAGCTGGGTGAAGGCAAAGAACGAATTCAAGCTGTAGACAGCATGCCTTGGATCAATGTGGATTGGCTCAAGAAGCTTGGGCTGAAAATGCCGACAACAACGGAAGAACTGAAGAAAGTACTGATCGCGTTCAAGACACAAGACCCGAACGGCAACGGTCAGGCGGATGAAATTCCGTTGTCCTTTATTAACAAGCCGGGTGCGGAGGATCTGACTTACCTCTTTGCCGCTTTCGGAGAAGGCGAGAATCCGGACCATGCGATTGTAAGCAATGATGGCAAAGTGATCTTTGCGCCGGCGGATGAAGGCTATAAAAACGGTGTTTCCTATATCAATGAGCTGTATAAAGAAGGCCTGATTGATGTGGAAGCGTATACACAGGATTGGAGCACTTACCTGGCTAAAGGGAAGGCGCAGAGATACGGTCTTTACTTCTCTTGGGATAAAGCCAACATCTCCGGAGCAACCGAGTCTTATCAAGTATTGCCGCCGCTCGCAGGACCCGATGGTCAAATTAACGTAGCCCGTACCAACGGTCTTGGTCTTGCCCGTGGCAAAATGGTTGTTACAAGCGCGAATAAAAACCTGGAAGCGACTGCAAAATGGGTCGATCAGCTGTATGATCCGGTTCAGTCCGTGCAGGACAACTGGGGAACCTATGGGGACACCAAGCAGCAGAACATCTTTGAATTTGATGAAGCCAAAGGCATGCTGAAGCATCTACCGCTCGAAGGCGCGGCTCCCGTTGAACTTCGCGAAAAAACGAGCATCGGCGGACCGCTGGCTGTTCTTAATTCCTACTATGGCAAGTACACGACCGTGCCGGATGACGCCAAAGGCCGAATGGATATCATCAAGAAGATCATGGCCCCGCACATGAAAGAGGAAAACGTAATGCCAAGCGTATTCAACTCGATTGAAGAGCTTGACCGCCTCACGACGATTGAAGCCGACCTGTTCGCCTATGTCCTCAGAATGCGTACAGAATGGTACCAGAACGGCAAAGTGAATGAGCAGTGGGGAGATTACCAGAAAGAACTGAAACGCCTCGGTTTGGATGAATGGCTGAAGATCAAACAGGACGGTTATGACAGAGCTACGAAAAAATAA
- a CDS encoding carbohydrate ABC transporter permease: MFIKHSRLDRLILALNSTFLILAVLMVVLPLIYVVIASFMDPSVLLNHGLSFNISDWSLEGYKKILTNPAMIRGFGNAVFYASAFAILTVMVSICAGYALSDDRLKGRSLFMTLFLITMFFGGGLVPTYLLVKNLGLLNTVWAVIIPGAVNIWNIILSRTFFKGVPKELREAANVDGASEMKIFLSVVLPLSKPIIFVLALYAFVGQWNSYFDAMIYLDNPSLHPLQLVLRSILIQNQVDPSMISDQLAMAEMKKLSEIIKYAAIVVSSLPLLVMYPFFQKYFEKGVMVGSLK; encoded by the coding sequence ATGTTCATCAAACATTCCCGGCTGGACCGTCTTATTCTCGCGCTGAACTCTACCTTTTTGATTCTGGCCGTACTGATGGTCGTTCTTCCGCTCATTTATGTGGTCATCGCTTCCTTCATGGACCCGTCGGTACTGCTCAACCATGGATTATCGTTTAACATCTCGGACTGGTCATTGGAGGGATACAAAAAGATTCTGACCAATCCAGCCATGATACGAGGTTTTGGAAACGCTGTATTTTACGCCTCTGCATTTGCTATTCTTACCGTTATGGTCTCTATTTGCGCAGGATATGCCTTGTCGGATGACAGGCTAAAGGGAAGAAGCTTATTTATGACATTGTTCCTCATTACGATGTTTTTTGGAGGAGGACTTGTTCCAACATACCTGCTGGTCAAGAATCTGGGGCTGCTTAATACGGTGTGGGCTGTGATTATCCCCGGAGCGGTCAACATATGGAACATTATTTTGTCCAGAACCTTCTTCAAAGGAGTACCCAAAGAACTGAGGGAAGCAGCCAATGTGGACGGGGCGTCGGAGATGAAGATATTCCTCAGCGTTGTGCTACCGCTCTCCAAACCCATCATCTTCGTACTTGCTCTGTATGCCTTTGTCGGCCAGTGGAATTCCTACTTTGATGCCATGATCTATTTAGATAATCCGAGCCTTCACCCGCTGCAGCTCGTTCTGCGTTCCATCCTGATTCAGAATCAGGTAGATCCAAGCATGATCAGTGATCAGCTCGCCATGGCGGAAATGAAAAAATTGTCTGAAATCATCAAGTATGCGGCGATTGTTGTGTCCAGTTTGCCTCTCCTGGTGATGTATCCGTTCTTTCAAAAGTATTTTGAAAAGGGTGTCATGGTCGGTTCCCTTAAATAG
- a CDS encoding ABC transporter permease, with protein MLAPALILTLIFKYGPMYGAIIAFKDFSPIKGIMGSEWVGLHNFEKFLSSPNFTVIFMNTLKLSLFGLILGFPVPILLALMLNQVRRAGVKKNIQLLLYAPNFISVVVVVGMLFIFLSPTGPINQLFSLITNEPIMFMSKPEYFRWIYILSDIWTGAGWASIIYVAALANVDPELHNAANLDGANLLQRIRHIDLPIIRPIMAIVFILAAGNIMSIGFEKAYLMQTATNLPTAEIIPTYVYKIGLQAGDYAYSSAVGLFNSVINVILLVTVNFIVKKLNEGEGLY; from the coding sequence ATGCTCGCACCGGCTCTAATCCTGACCCTGATTTTTAAATACGGTCCTATGTATGGAGCAATTATCGCCTTTAAAGATTTCAGCCCGATCAAAGGAATTATGGGAAGTGAATGGGTAGGTTTGCATAACTTCGAGAAATTCCTATCTTCTCCTAATTTTACAGTTATATTTATGAATACGCTTAAATTAAGTCTTTTTGGTTTGATTTTGGGCTTTCCCGTCCCCATCCTGCTTGCTTTGATGTTGAATCAGGTGCGTAGGGCTGGAGTCAAAAAGAACATTCAATTGTTATTGTATGCCCCTAATTTCATTTCCGTTGTCGTTGTGGTTGGGATGCTGTTTATCTTCTTGTCCCCGACAGGACCGATCAACCAGCTGTTTAGCTTGATTACCAATGAACCGATTATGTTCATGTCCAAACCGGAGTATTTCCGCTGGATTTATATTCTTTCGGATATTTGGACGGGTGCGGGCTGGGCTTCAATTATCTATGTAGCCGCTCTTGCCAACGTTGATCCCGAGCTGCATAATGCGGCAAATCTGGATGGCGCTAATCTTCTTCAAAGAATCCGTCATATTGATCTCCCAATCATTCGCCCGATTATGGCCATTGTATTTATCCTTGCAGCGGGCAACATTATGTCGATTGGTTTTGAAAAGGCTTACTTAATGCAAACGGCAACGAACCTGCCGACAGCGGAGATTATTCCGACTTACGTTTACAAGATCGGTTTACAGGCCGGCGACTACGCATACTCATCCGCAGTAGGGTTGTTTAACTCAGTTATCAACGTTATCTTGCTCGTCACGGTTAACTTTATTGTGAAGAAACTAAATGAGGGTGAAGGTCTTTACTAA
- a CDS encoding ABC transporter permease, producing the protein MKYLKYVGALLFAFIVYTFLYLPILVTILFSFNESKVQVLPIKKLTFDWYRGLFSNTELWVAAKNSLIVSLPATLCAIVFGTLAAYLFQRYRIRGGTFLQFLILLPYILPGIIIGTSLNLLFKFLKVDASLMTVIIGHITFITPVVMFLVMDRLKRFDRNLEFASMDLGASPMRTFLLITLPNIRSAVLAGALLGLTISFDEVVVSFFLIGTDNTLPMLIWSMIRHGYSPQINAVYTLIVLFSLCLIAIAGSRLFAQRNSKAITEE; encoded by the coding sequence ATGAAGTATTTGAAATATGTGGGAGCGCTATTGTTTGCGTTCATCGTATACACCTTCTTGTATCTTCCGATTCTGGTGACGATCCTGTTCTCCTTCAATGAATCGAAAGTCCAGGTTCTGCCGATCAAGAAGCTGACATTCGATTGGTACAGGGGGTTGTTCTCGAATACGGAGCTCTGGGTTGCCGCGAAAAACAGTTTAATAGTTAGCCTGCCTGCCACGTTGTGCGCAATTGTCTTTGGTACACTGGCGGCCTACTTGTTTCAGCGGTACCGGATACGCGGGGGAACATTCCTGCAATTTTTGATTCTTCTTCCGTACATTTTACCGGGAATTATTATTGGGACATCACTCAATCTGCTGTTCAAGTTTCTGAAGGTGGATGCTTCTCTGATGACTGTCATTATCGGGCATATCACGTTTATTACACCAGTTGTAATGTTTCTGGTTATGGACCGTTTGAAAAGATTTGATCGGAATCTGGAGTTTGCATCTATGGATCTGGGTGCCTCGCCGATGCGGACCTTTCTGCTCATTACACTCCCGAATATCAGAAGCGCGGTGCTGGCCGGAGCGCTGCTCGGGCTGACGATTTCATTTGACGAAGTAGTTGTATCCTTCTTTCTGATTGGAACGGACAATACCCTGCCTATGCTCATCTGGTCCATGATCCGTCACGGCTATTCGCCGCAGATTAATGCGGTCTATACGTTGATCGTCTTATTTTCGTTATGCTTGATCGCGATCGCGGGCAGCAGACTGTTTGCGCAGCGGAATTCGAAGGCTATTACTGAGGAATAA